The window GTTCgtttaatttccttaacttgaaATTCTTGCTCCGACATTAACTTGCAAAGATAATCTTTTGGaacatcaaaaaatataatacaatataCTAATTAGACTTTAAGAAATTCTTAAACTTTAATAGGAATGCATGCCTCCTAGTTAATGCCTTTTATTTTTCGcttatctttaaaattttccaaaaagcatatattattatttagtacTCCTTCTTTCACTATTCTCGGATTTCGACTAAAGTGATACTTCATACATTGCTATAGATTTTACGCAAAACTTATAATAATTCTGATCGCAACTAATTATCTTAGCTACTTAACCAATTTATTCTTAGGCTCAAAAGATAAGTAAATTTCAGAATCGGGCCTCCATTCATTTATTTACTCCAGcgtcaatttattaaaatcggACTTAGATTCAGCTTTCTTTTCTTAGGCCCAGACATTTAAATTCGTTAGCTAgcccaaaagaaaataaccCCTTTCAGCCCAACAAGAAGAAATTGACCCAAATATAATTAACCAACCATCTTCCTCACTTATTAATCCCTAATTCTAAATCGAGCAGCTCCTCCTTCCTCTCTGACCCACCGTCTCTCTCTCGGAtcgcgccgccgccgccacggCCATGCACCGCCTCAACCGCCGCCCATCTTTCTCCAGATCCACCCCCGTCCtcactctctcttctctctttctaGAATCTGTCGCCGTCACTGTGCATGCACCGGCGGCGGCTTTCCGGCCTTCCCCACGCCTTGCACTGCCTGAGTAGTTTCCCGACGCCACCACGGCCCGCTGCGTCCTCGCCCCGACTCCCAAAAGGTAGATGTTGtattctttgttttcttctcttttatttcattttctacacATTAAAACCTTAAATCTGAAAGTTTAGGTACTAAACTTCTAGACTTGTGAAGACGTTAAGCTTAAAGGGGGTTATGAGTGTGCGAGGTTACCCTCGTTGTCGTCGGAGTCACTGCCGGATTTCGGGCAGAATCATGCCCACGAGATGAGACCTCCATTTTTATCAATGACATCTAACTAGTATCCCTTATCTCTTTACTTTAGTGAGTTGGAACATACTTTAGCAATATTTTTGAATGCTTGCATTATTtggtgtatttttttatttatttattttggtggAATCTTGATACTTCAAGCTAAAATCAAGGTATTAAAATATGCATGTATttcaaaaaaccaaaatttagaATGCATACCGTAATTGGTGATCGAGATTCGTTGGAGTTAGAAGCTTGATTGTACTTGCaatatttctcttttagttGATGGCTGAAAATACTTGAAAGCTTATGTTTTGGTGGAATATAGAGGAATGTTGTGctttttgaaaacaaagttatctatatatatatatatatattatatatatacagagTCTTGTTAGGATGAGATTTTTAagcataattgagaaatgagatgcaattttagccactaattcacaagattaacttaatgtcaacaactatcacATTATGGCAACAGaggggtataattgtctttctattaaattgtatttgaaattattttctaaaatcctctcCAAAACTCTAGCTGcaaaatcttcaacattcaaatcttcaaatctcttcaacattcagatcttcaaacattcaaatattcaaatattcaacattcaaatcttcaaatctttaacattcaataaaataacactttattaaaatgtcaacaactaacaaataacacttataattcacatatcaataccgagaatattgaatgtcaacaactcgtattaaaatgttaacaactaacaaataacacttacaattcacatatcaataccgagaatatcgaatgtcatcAACTCGTattcaaatgtcaacaactaaaaaataacactacaattcacatatcaatattgagaatatcgaatgtcaacaactcgtattaaaatgtcaacaactaacaaataacacttacaattcacatatcaataccgagaatatcgaatgtcaacaactcgtattaaaatgtcaacaactaacaaataacacttactattcacatatcaatatcgagaatatctaatgtcaacaactcgtattaaaatgtcaacaactaacaaataatacttataattcacatatcaatatcgagaatatcgaatgtcaacaactcgtattaaaatgtcaacaactaacaaataacacttataattcacttatcataccgagaatatcgaatgtcatcaactcgtattaaaatgtcaacgactaacaaataacacttaaaattcacatatcaatagccatgtagttgacatggattgtacacataattgacattatatgtgtatagttgacataaattgtatatttagttgacattatatgtgtgtagttgacatgaattgtaaatgtagttgacataggttatatatgtagttgacattatatatgagtagttgacattaaaaGAGGGAGATAGCTAAATCTTGAATCTAATTCTTAGCAACTAATTCCCAACTGAGGAATCTTACCAAACACCTAGAGTGCATTATTATTCCCAAACACCTAGAGTGCATTATAATTTCCCAATCCAGCTCACATCCAACAACACAATTGATAATCCAATTCCTCCGACTACCATCACCAAATCACGGATCAAAAGCAACCGATCATAAAGAGAATTCAAAATTACTGAAATGGtcgaattttggggaaaataaCACAAACCAGAGTATGAGTTccaaaactaattaatgtgATAATCCAACAAAACCAGAATATGATTTCCAAATTAAGGATCGGATCATATATGCGCAATTAATTACcaaattttcatcaaagaaaaaaacattttcCATTATCCAATCAAATCTAAATGCATTTAGCTACATCTTCATTAAAATTACAGCAACACAATCGATCAAAATCCAAATGCAGCAGCAGAAAAGCATCAAATTAGCAATTGTTGAGAGAGAAACTGAAAATACACCTACGCTAAATTGTGAATACAAAGTTAGGAAATCGATCTGGAGAGATCTGATCGAGTCGAACAGCTCCCCGCCCTCGCAGAGCTCCATGACGAGGTGCACGGCCTCGGCGAGTCACTTGGCGATTTCGCCGCCGCGAGTaagggtgggtcgatacgatatatcgtatcgaaaacgttgtatcgtgtatcgtatcgaaaatatcgatatgaaagaatttcatatcgttatcgtatcgaaagtttcgatatatcgaaatttcgatataaaaaaatttcatatcgttattgtatcgatatttcgatatatcgtaccgaaattcgatatatcgttaaatatcgatatatatcgaaaatttcgatatatatcgatatatatcgaaaagaaaatatcgatatatatcgaaaatatcgatatatcgaaaactttcgatatatatcgtattttcgatataaaacgatatatcgcgatataaggaaattcatatcgttatcgtatcgaaaacttacgatacgatatcgtatcgtatcgaaaattacgatatatcgaaaattcgataatttttcgatatttttcaatacgatacgagcgatatatcattttttcggtatttttccccagccctagtCGCGAGACTCCTTGAGGACAGTGCAGAGCTCGATTAGGATCTTCTCCTATGCCGCCGGATTGAGCGTGAGCAGCCAGAAGAACCAGCTGAGCGGCGAATCCGGAGGGGTTAGAGGAAGGAATCGTCTAATTGGCGTCGGATTTCGGCGAATCGCGGCCGGATCTAGGCTATCTGCTCGAGGCGTCGGACGACGAGCTAAGGATTTCACCTCCGGCGGCGACTCCGGTGAGGAAGGAGCCGGTGACGGTCAAGTCGGACTCGTCTGAGTTAGGAGGCGAGTTTTGGGAGGATGAGTGGCTGAAGAATGAGTGGTTGAAGGCACAAGCTGAAGAACCCTAACTAAAACACGAAATGACCATTATaccctttcatattaaattaatctaaaattatttattgtgtggcaaaatctggaccactcatttaataaaaatgagtggctgatattgcatctcatttctcaattaacttaaataatctcaattgatcacaatccagggtcttgttaggatgagatttttgggcataattgagaaatgagatgcaatctcagccactaattcacaagattaacttaatgtcaacaactatcacattatgtcaatacgggggtataattgtcttttcattaaattgtatttgaaatcattttctaaaatccgcTCCAAAACTCTAGCtgcaaaatcttcaaatcttcaaatcttcaacattcaaattttcaaatctcttcaacattcaaatcttcaaatcttcaaacattcaaatctttaaatcttaaaatattcaacattcaaatcttcaaattttcaaaccttcatcattcaaatcttcaatttgatgctttgcttttctttttacttgGCATAATCTCCTCCGTCCATTGCATTTAACAAATCTTGTGATGATAtttgcatttaatgcaaaGTCTGACATGTTGGTGTAAGAAGGAATTTGAGAAagattatactccctccgtcccattaaatttgtaatatttgcttttcggcacataatttatgtagtgttgttttgtgagttaatgaagagagagtaaagtaagagagaggaaaaagtagagagagtattgtttctatttttagaaacgtttcatttttaatgggacagaccaaaaaggaaaacgtttcatttttaatgggacagaccaaaaaggaaaacgtttcatttttaatgggacagagggagtatgaattAAATGCTTACTACCCACTTGCAAGCtcctcatattttatttgatacgATGTGTGAATATTCCTAAATGAAGTCCTCTCATATTACTCTATATTTTGGTCTTGGTATTAACTATAATTTCTActaactttctattttatgcaGGAACATCATCTGAGGGATATTGGTGACGTGTTGGACTTTGTTGGGATGCGAGCATTGTTGTCAAACGGGCTGTTCGAGACTTGCACATCTCTCTCTAATTGTAATAGATTAGGAACTtgataaatttgtataatacTACTTTAGCGGACTTCGAAAATGTGCTGGACATTATAAACATTTATTTGGTGTTACTCTTTTAGTTGTACTTGAAATGTTCGTTTGAGAACGAAgcaacaattatttataatccCAAGATCGATTATTCTAATCATAAAGTGCAGGTTTCGAATACTACAACGAtcacttattatttatttttaagctaataataataatagtaataataataaggtACGAAAGTTCGGGTTGTTACAACATATGCTAGTGAGATTTTGTTAGAATCCTTgtgaaattttctttaatttgatatatgttgtgtggaaaaataatttaaatcgagaaagttacatgcgttttaaagttatgggatttcaaaagttagttacaactaatttgttgtaaattgaccttaatacTCTTATTGACTTTTTATTGATCGTGTTGACATTCCGGAGCtaatgatctaggcccttaatttgaatatctaatgaccattatttagttgtagttagcaattgagtattgagttagcaatataacactctcctagaattctctagataaatatatcatgtaataaaatatttcgacttttatgtaaaaaaaattattttatagaatataaaagaatagAGTAGAAAATTTTAGAATACATGAATAATGCcggtctatatatatatagagagagagttatATCATTCACAAATTCAGTCTCGAAGACCGAGCTAGAGAGCAAATTAGGGCCCttagatttagtttttaatggaTGAGATTAGACCATGCTATATTAATTTCGCTCCTTCATTAGGTAGACAATTTACTTCAATGCAGGGATAATTAGGTCAAAATCCATAaaggaaataccaaatttcaAATGGAGGACATCTGATAATGTTAAAGATTTTGGAGTATTTCTAATGCACCATATGGAAACATATAAGGGTAAGCAAAAGGTTACTGGAATTGTGGGCTGAAAAATCAAGTTCGGGTGTGCTTCAGAGCTTGAGGGCCAAATATTGTTCATCGTTGATGTTAGCAGATAACAACCTTGAAAGCTTCAACAACAAAATCGTTACAACAGCATACTACGAGGAGgaaagcaaacacaatgtaatagatgttgagaaaatgattgCAACATATTTAAAGAAGAAATGATGATTTTAGGAGATCGAGTTTTAGAATAGATATATATCTGTTTTGAGcaattgaaaataaagtacCACACTTTTTAATGTTGTTCATTATTAGCCTTAAATACTGCATTGAGTAACAGATTTGATTCATTTCAGAGATCTATTGACTATTGATGGATGAttgacaaatgaaaaatatatcaaagtaAGATTAACACTTAATGAAACAAACAACATTTTACTTTATGTCAATTAATAAACTAAACTATAgaactataaaatattttcagcctcaacataagaaaaacatcataataaagaacaaaataaGCCATTATAAAAACACTTCAGTCTATTCTCTTTAAGCTTGCAAAAAgtttaaacaaattcaaatttaaagtgtaaatgaaataagaaaCTACATGATTGAAGTACAAAACTGAAGGAATGAAGAACATAACATATcgtaatgaaataataaatgatgGAACAAAACGACTGGAACAGAACATAATAACCAGCCTCAACATtggtttttccttttttttttttttcttcttcttcttcttctcccccTGTATCTTGTCACAATTCCTTGAATCATGCCGACCAACCTCGCCACATTTGCCACATTTCCGACCAGGCTTGGacatctctcttatttctttCTCAAGGTGTGAAAGACGTCGACCAGAACCTTTGGTGCTGAAGACATCAGGTGGATAAACTTCTATTTCATTAGGGACTTCTGAGCCAAAAAAATTCTCAATCATCTATCTCTTTTCACTTATGAACAATACATTTTCCTCACCAAGTACTTCTTTTCTCCCTTCAGCCATAATATGTTTAAATGCACGAATTTTATCACCATCTCCATAAGAAGTCGCGCGATATCATAAAAATCTCCATGCATATCCCTGTTTCCTGCTTCGTCTCATCCACAACAATAATTGTTTCAATATCATCATCAAAACCACAATGCACAGCctttaaaattctaaacttCAACCAACATCCTCCATGTAACTCAtcatggattaatttcatttttttgtttttcaagaCCCAAAAAATGTGACTGCATACGAGCCCAAGCCTCTCAAACATCTTACAACCACATGCATATGAATCAAAAGAAGTGGAGTATGACATAGTCCAGTTCTTCGAGAACTTGTCGTTGACCACATAAATCTCGTTCTCACCAAAGATTGACACTGTCACCATGGTGACATTATCGACTGCTTCCTCAATCTTACTCTGAGTTAGTTTGAAACCACTGTAACTATAGATTGTTGACGCATGCTTCACAAGAGCTGAATTTGTTTTCAAAGTTGGAATCATATTAAAATCCAAGTATTCAAGCCTGTTGTTGTTGCTCTTTTGGACATCCAATGCATTGTTGTAATTCATAAGAAATTCAACAAGATTAGAGTGAGACTTGGAGTACCTCTTGAAGAATATGTTCTGAGATGCAGATATagatgataaattttcagggatggaGGAGTATGTTTCAGCATAATGACAAAAATACTTCATCATATAGAAAATATGCTTCCAAAGAAGGATACGTACCCAAAATTTTCGTGAGGCAAATATCGAGGAAAACCATTCATTGTCCTTAAGCCCATATTTTTCCATTACTTTATTCCAGGCTTCATCAAATTCTTCAGGCTCTATCAACTCAGACCACACACAATTCTTTAACTCCTTTTTCAAGTCTTCATTGCCAAGTTGATTCTTTCGTAACTTTTCCACAACCTTAAACATGATGTGCCACATGCACCATCGATGTCTTGTATCAACAAGGACTCTTTCCACAACAACCTTCATCCCCAAATCCTGATCAGTAATGCTCAATTTTGGTGCAAAACCCATGTATTTGACAAAACGTTCAAACAACCATGAGAAAGAATCGGCATTTTCCTTAGATAATAAGCCTGCACCAAATGATACAGGTCTCACATGGTTGTCTTTTCCTGTGAACGGTGCAAATATCATGCAGTACCTGCATTACATCCATTCATCAAAAAGGCAATGAAGGTCAGTAATTCAGTTATAATTAGTTCATTCTCTAAGctatttacttcattaaatTAGAGTTTTACTAGATTCCACTAAGACTTTTAAATACTTTTGCACTCACATCATTCCAGTGgactattaattcattatttacaGTTACTAGTACATTCTGTTGAGTTATTGCATTACTCCAGTAAATATTTCATGCATATGCAAGTCGATTACATCAATAATCATTTCACTATAAACAACATGTTGTTCGTGCCTATTAGTCGAAATAGTTTTGTCAAACGATACTATATCACCGTAGAGATGGAAATTCTTCTTAGCAATGGGATCACACCAGAAAAGACGAATGAGCCTATCCTTAGAGTTCACCTCAAAATCATAGGTGAATGCTGGATAATTCTCCATCTTCCGGCTCATCTGATTAAGTATCATTTGTGCATCTGCCCCACTAGTAACTAGTCACGCCTATAGTTTCGAACTTCTACGACCGTGCAACCAACACATTCCAGTCTACCAAGCACCTCATTCAGCAACTTAAAAGTCAAATGTAGGGCATATGCTTGCACTTGCACAatctaatataaatttttgatGCAATAGGTCAATGTTGTGATTCGGCCTCATGAATCGCTTATGGCGTAACTCCACTATATCATGATTATGTTtttcatcaaatattttgaCGACATAACCAATTACTTTACAAAACTTAAAAGCAATTTTAGCCTTGCAAAATCACTTCCTAGAAGAATGTCTACGTTTTGACTCATGCCCatgcattttcattttcttcttacCTTCTCTACTGCACACAACATATAACCATGTGACATGATCCCCCTCCTTTTTTGATCCATGTTTATGAGTGTCAAACCCAAAATGTTGTGCATACTTATTATAGAACTCAGTAGCATCATtaagtttaagaaaaatttgTCCAATATAGGGCttctgttagagtttgtatactagaaatcacgtttcgagtgattgaatactgtaaaactcttattttattttccaagtaataaaacaaattatttttgtcataatgttgttatgttttacatttaatggatgttaattgcatgtttaaaatgtataagttaacttaacaaagtctaagtctttgttttagtagaccggttgtgggcggcgtccactttaaggtaatacggtcagtcctaaacaaagaaaaagaagaatttcacaacctagatggaattagactatccatcgtgaaaggttgcaatgccagtccgcatatttctaagtcttactgaaataagatgacattggtgtggtatagcactgaacggatctaacaacaagacttgtccttgggctatctactgaaaggcgaggtcttgataaatatttgtttcttaatcaatgtaggttagcattgagcatacggtattggttatgcattactttgacttatcaaatggtgcgggtttttcgtaacccaataatcctgatatattgggtagtggtgattaatatctagcggtgctaggattgctattatgttgaatcgtgcgcgaggtgagtctcgtttgataatgtcctcaagaggagcgcgaaacaaggttttattattcggaacctagctagttggagtttgatcactctatgaataataaataagcgtttcatgctaagtccactcttggaattaataagaaattaattaattaagtccataacagacattaattaattaatggacatttttatcttaagcacgagaaatgaaagttaaaacggaaacccggattacttataatttcgtaTTTGGATgaggagagttcaatattacttctgtagtggctgctcgtaatattccaattaaagcttatattaaattgtgggttcaatttaattagtaaaaggtaaattggatgagctcatatccaaaaccttccatagatccatgtctgggcccaaaaggaacttaatataaataggagaataaatgagacagaaatcataatttttacacacaaaattttcgtcccccccCCCTCTATAGAGTAGGGTTCGAATTTTTCATCTCCTCTTAGGAGTagaatttctgtcttctttatttaagtcctagtattccggtGAGATCAGTTCACACGATatcggagtacagttcgggaaccagagagaagatctgtggtctaatattcaaagcgtcacgtggagaagctgctagccatcttccattctttggagaattaattaggtattattctgctccgtagaaaag is drawn from Salvia hispanica cultivar TCC Black 2014 chromosome 6, UniMelb_Shisp_WGS_1.0, whole genome shotgun sequence and contains these coding sequences:
- the LOC125194817 gene encoding protein FAR1-RELATED SEQUENCE 5-like; this translates as MILNQMSRKMENYPAFTYDFEVNSKDRLIRLFWCDPIAKKNFHLYGDIVSYCMIFAPFTGKDNHVRPVSFGAGLLSKENADSFSWLFERFVKYMGFAPKLSITDQDLGMKVVVERVLVDTRHRWCMWHIMFKVVEKLRKNQLGNEDLKKELKNCVWSELIEPEEFDEAWNKVMEKYGLKDNEWFSSIFASRKFWVRILLWKHIFYMMKYFCHYAETYSSIPENLSSISASQNIFFKRYSKSHSNLVEFLMNYNNALDVQKSNNNRLEYLDFNMIPTLKTNSALVKHASTIYSYSGFKLTQSKIEEAVDNVTMVTVSIFGENEIYVVNDKFSKNWTMSYSTSFDSYACGCKMFERLGLYAVVTILLLKLSRLLSANINDEQYLALKL